The Clostridium chauvoei genome has a window encoding:
- a CDS encoding DsrE family protein, with translation MKVLYHIDNPSKWKLTVENVKNMVKYGKESGKTFEIGILVNSVAVIDLKEQIAVNSKMYIKFDELAKENVKFMACHNALKKLTITKEELCSFVEIVPCGVATIAEKHEEGYCYIKA, from the coding sequence ATGAAAGTATTATATCACATTGATAACCCAAGTAAATGGAAGTTAACAGTAGAAAATGTAAAAAATATGGTTAAGTATGGAAAGGAATCAGGAAAGACTTTCGAAATAGGCATATTAGTTAATAGCGTTGCAGTAATAGATTTAAAAGAACAAATCGCTGTTAATTCTAAAATGTATATAAAGTTTGATGAATTAGCTAAGGAAAATGTTAAATTCATGGCATGTCATAATGCATTAAAGAAACTTACAATAACTAAAGAGGAATTATGTTCTTTTGTAGAAATAGTGCCATGTGGAGTAGCAACCATTGCTGAAAAGCATGAAGAAGGATATTGCTATATTAAGGCATAA